In the genome of Nocardia terpenica, one region contains:
- the der gene encoding ribosome biogenesis GTPase Der: MTQETFATDGVWADESDWEIADLEGDAEAQDHVPMPVVAVVGRPNVGKSTLVNRMLGRREAVVEDVPGVTRDRVTYEASWSGRRFLVQDTGGWEPDAKGLQQSVARQAELAMRTADAILVVVDATVGATATDEAVAKTLRRSGTPVILVANKVDSEKLEAEAAVLWSLGLGEPRMISAAHGRGTGDLLDDVLAVLPELPREDVVRTGGPRRVALVGKPNVGKSSLLNKLSGEERSVVHDVAGTTVDPVDSLVELGGRIWRFVDTAGLRRKVGNAGGHEFYASLRTKAALEAAEVAIMLIDAAQPITEQDLRVISMVADAGRALVIAYNKWDLVDEDRREQLEREIDREMVQVPWALRVNISAHTGRAVQKLVPAMDTALESWDKRIPTGRLNNWLKEVIAATPPPMRGGRLPRVLFATQATTRPPTFVLFTTGFLEAGYRRFLERRLREEFGFDGSPVRISVRVREKRDWKKK; encoded by the coding sequence GTGACGCAGGAGACGTTCGCGACCGACGGCGTCTGGGCCGACGAATCCGATTGGGAGATCGCGGATCTGGAGGGCGACGCCGAGGCGCAGGACCATGTCCCGATGCCGGTGGTGGCCGTCGTCGGCCGCCCCAACGTGGGCAAGTCGACCCTGGTGAACCGCATGCTGGGCCGCCGCGAGGCGGTGGTCGAGGATGTGCCGGGCGTGACCCGCGACCGCGTCACCTACGAGGCGAGCTGGTCGGGCCGCCGATTCCTGGTGCAGGACACCGGCGGTTGGGAGCCCGACGCCAAGGGCCTGCAGCAGTCGGTGGCCCGGCAGGCCGAATTGGCCATGCGGACCGCGGACGCCATCCTGGTCGTCGTGGACGCCACCGTCGGCGCGACCGCGACCGACGAGGCCGTGGCGAAGACGTTGCGCCGCTCCGGGACTCCGGTGATCCTGGTCGCCAACAAGGTCGACAGCGAGAAGCTGGAGGCCGAGGCGGCGGTGCTGTGGTCGCTGGGTCTGGGTGAGCCGCGGATGATCTCGGCCGCGCACGGCCGCGGCACGGGCGATCTGCTCGACGACGTGTTGGCCGTGCTGCCGGAGCTGCCGCGCGAGGACGTCGTCCGCACCGGCGGCCCGCGTCGGGTCGCCCTGGTCGGCAAGCCCAATGTCGGCAAATCGAGTCTGCTGAACAAGCTTTCGGGCGAGGAGCGGTCGGTCGTGCACGACGTGGCCGGAACCACCGTCGATCCGGTGGACTCGCTCGTCGAATTGGGCGGCAGGATCTGGCGTTTCGTCGATACCGCGGGCCTGCGCCGCAAGGTCGGCAATGCCGGTGGGCACGAGTTCTACGCGTCGTTGCGCACCAAGGCCGCGCTGGAGGCCGCCGAGGTCGCGATCATGCTGATCGATGCCGCGCAGCCGATCACCGAGCAGGACCTGCGGGTGATCAGCATGGTGGCCGATGCCGGGCGGGCGCTCGTGATCGCCTACAACAAGTGGGATCTGGTCGACGAGGACCGCCGCGAGCAGCTCGAGCGCGAGATCGATCGGGAGATGGTCCAGGTGCCGTGGGCGCTGCGGGTCAATATCTCCGCGCACACCGGCCGCGCGGTGCAGAAGCTGGTGCCCGCCATGGACACCGCGCTCGAATCCTGGGACAAGCGCATTCCCACGGGGCGGCTGAACAATTGGCTCAAGGAGGTCATCGCGGCCACCCCGCCGCCGATGCGCGGCGGGCGGCTGCCGCGCGTGCTGTTCGCCACCCAGGCGACCACGCGCCCGCCGACCTTCGTGCTGTTCACCACGGGCTTCCTCGAGGCCGGTTACCGCCGCTTCCTGGAGCGCCGCTTGCGCGAGGAGTTCGGTTTCGACGGTTCCCCGGTGCGGATTTCGGTTCGCGTGCGGGAGAAGCGGGACTGGAAGAAGAAGTAG
- a CDS encoding amidohydrolase family protein, with translation MAFTAADAVRTALTNVRIFDGRKLSEPTTVVIDGSVIATDATGARRIDAGGAVLLPGFIDCHVHVAGPETPESLVAHGVTTALDMAAWPLSMLAAVRAVRDSATVRSAGLPIIGPGGPHAGLSGLAELSVIGGPAEAEPAVAARVAAGSDYIKLVLEAPGDGGPDPETAKAVVAAAHARDLLVVAHATTVGAYALGLDVGVDVITHVPTDAVLPDADNARMAAGSQVAVPTLTMMKGIGELTGRAEVFDAALATVGALYAAGIPVLAGTDANHTPGIPYQPPFGESIHGELELLVAAGLPAAAALEAATALPARHFRLPDRGAITPGHRADLILLDGDPLADIRATRTITRIWCGGIEYAPAGA, from the coding sequence ATGGCCTTCACTGCCGCAGATGCCGTTCGGACCGCGCTGACGAATGTGCGAATCTTCGACGGGCGCAAGCTTTCCGAACCGACCACCGTGGTGATCGATGGGTCCGTGATCGCGACCGATGCCACCGGCGCGCGGCGGATCGACGCGGGTGGTGCGGTGTTGCTGCCGGGATTTATCGACTGTCATGTTCATGTGGCGGGGCCCGAGACGCCGGAATCGTTGGTGGCGCACGGGGTTACGACCGCGCTGGACATGGCGGCCTGGCCGCTGTCGATGCTGGCGGCGGTGCGTGCGGTGCGGGATTCGGCCACCGTGCGCAGTGCCGGGTTGCCGATCATCGGCCCGGGTGGTCCGCATGCCGGATTGTCCGGTCTCGCCGAACTGAGCGTGATCGGCGGGCCCGCGGAGGCGGAGCCCGCGGTGGCGGCGCGGGTGGCCGCGGGGTCGGACTACATCAAGCTCGTGCTGGAGGCTCCCGGCGACGGCGGGCCCGATCCCGAGACCGCGAAAGCCGTTGTGGCCGCGGCCCATGCGCGCGATCTGCTGGTGGTCGCGCATGCCACGACGGTCGGGGCCTATGCGCTGGGCCTCGACGTCGGCGTCGATGTGATCACGCACGTCCCGACCGATGCGGTCCTGCCGGACGCCGATAACGCCCGCATGGCCGCCGGGTCGCAGGTCGCCGTTCCCACCCTCACGATGATGAAGGGCATCGGCGAGCTGACGGGTCGCGCCGAGGTGTTCGACGCCGCACTGGCCACTGTCGGCGCCCTGTACGCCGCGGGCATTCCCGTGCTGGCCGGAACCGATGCCAACCACACTCCCGGCATCCCGTATCAGCCTCCGTTCGGTGAGTCCATACACGGTGAGCTCGAGCTCCTGGTCGCCGCGGGTCTTCCGGCCGCGGCGGCCCTCGAGGCCGCGACGGCGCTCCCCGCCAGGCACTTCCGTCTCCCCGATCGCGGCGCCATCACCCCCGGCCACCGCGCCGATCTGATCCTGCTCGACGGTGACCCGCTCGCCGATATCCGCGCGACCCGCACCATCACGCGAATCTGGTGCGGCGGAATCGAATACGCACCGGCGGGCGCATAG
- a CDS encoding TetR/AcrR family transcriptional regulator, which produces MSERREAILRASATAIAERGVRGLRVSDVAQVAGVSPGLLYYHFKDRDGLLSAALTYINDQARAYRTAADGTGSPRDRLVNHLLAEIQDTPEVLENSLAWNELRAAAVYERPLREPLARTSRQWNGEVADAIRVAQAVGDIADTVDPDETALIITTLTEGLSSRWLTGELTTEQARTHLRAAIDALLPRRTTKPRSRHAPTH; this is translated from the coding sequence ATGAGTGAGCGGCGGGAAGCGATCCTGCGGGCGAGCGCCACCGCCATCGCCGAGCGCGGCGTGCGCGGCCTGCGGGTCAGCGATGTCGCCCAGGTGGCAGGCGTGTCCCCAGGGCTGCTCTACTACCACTTCAAGGATCGTGACGGCCTGCTGTCGGCGGCGCTCACCTACATCAACGATCAGGCCCGCGCCTACCGCACGGCGGCCGACGGCACCGGCTCGCCGCGCGACCGCCTGGTCAACCATCTGCTCGCCGAGATCCAGGACACCCCCGAGGTCTTGGAGAATTCGCTGGCCTGGAACGAACTTCGCGCCGCCGCCGTCTACGAGCGGCCGCTGCGCGAACCCCTGGCCCGCACCTCCCGGCAGTGGAACGGCGAGGTCGCCGACGCCATCCGGGTCGCCCAGGCCGTCGGCGACATCGCCGACACCGTCGACCCCGACGAGACCGCCCTGATCATCACCACCCTCACCGAGGGCCTGTCCTCCCGCTGGCTCACAGGCGAATTGACCACCGAGCAAGCCCGCACCCACCTGCGGGCGGCGATAGACGCCCTGCTGCCGCGGCGGACGACCAAGCCTCGTTCGCGGCACGCCCCCACTCATTGA
- a CDS encoding NADP-dependent oxidoreductase encodes MQSTRIVLASRPTGMPTAENFRTETVELPALAPGEALLQTLYLSLDPYMRGRMSDAPSYAPPVRIGQPMVGATVSRVLETTDDTVRSGDIVLGYGGWQTHSVEPVRILRRLDPAAAPPRTALGVLGMPGFTAYSGLLTIGRPQPGETVVVAAATGPVGATVGQLAKIRGARAVGIAGGPKKVALLRDYFGFDAAVDHRAPDFAEQLAAATPDGIDVYFENVGGAVFDAVLPRLNRYARIPVCGLIAGYNDTELPPGPDRLGLFMSMVLRRSLTVRGFIQTEFAAEQYPAFLADTAGWIAEGRMKYLEDVVDGLDNAVEAFRGLLVGRNLGKLVIKVAD; translated from the coding sequence ATGCAGAGCACCCGAATCGTGCTGGCTTCCCGCCCGACCGGCATGCCGACGGCGGAGAACTTCCGGACCGAGACCGTCGAGCTGCCCGCCCTCGCACCCGGCGAGGCCCTGCTCCAGACGCTGTACCTGTCGCTGGACCCGTACATGCGCGGGCGGATGAGCGACGCCCCGTCCTACGCCCCGCCGGTGCGGATTGGGCAGCCCATGGTCGGCGCCACCGTCTCCCGGGTCCTCGAAACCACCGACGACACCGTGCGATCCGGCGATATCGTGCTCGGATACGGTGGCTGGCAGACACATTCGGTGGAGCCGGTGCGCATTCTGCGCCGCCTCGACCCCGCGGCCGCGCCGCCGCGCACCGCCCTCGGCGTGCTCGGCATGCCGGGCTTCACCGCGTACTCCGGCCTGCTCACCATCGGGCGGCCGCAACCGGGCGAGACCGTCGTCGTGGCCGCCGCGACCGGACCGGTGGGCGCGACCGTCGGCCAGCTCGCCAAGATCCGGGGCGCGCGGGCGGTCGGCATCGCGGGCGGACCGAAAAAGGTTGCGCTGCTGCGCGATTACTTCGGCTTCGACGCCGCCGTCGACCACCGCGCCCCCGACTTCGCCGAGCAGCTGGCCGCCGCCACGCCGGACGGCATCGACGTCTACTTCGAGAACGTCGGCGGCGCGGTGTTCGATGCCGTGCTGCCGCGGCTCAATCGGTACGCCCGAATCCCGGTGTGCGGCTTGATCGCCGGATACAACGACACCGAATTGCCGCCCGGCCCCGACCGATTGGGCCTGTTCATGTCGATGGTGTTGCGCCGCAGCCTGACCGTGCGCGGCTTCATCCAGACCGAGTTCGCCGCCGAGCAGTACCCGGCCTTCCTCGCCGACACCGCGGGCTGGATCGCCGAGGGGCGAATGAAATACCTCGAGGACGTCGTCGACGGTCTCGACAACGCCGTCGAGGCGTTCCGGGGCCTGCTCGTCGGCCGCAACCTCGGCAAACTGGTGATCAAGGTCGCCGACTGA
- a CDS encoding nitrilase-related carbon-nitrogen hydrolase translates to MARSFVVETAFTPPPSFARAEPPQRAPLRVGLVQHRWLADADELRATLAEGIRRAADLGAKAVFLPELTLSRYPADVRAGANPGARAEDLRTGPTFTFATQAAKETGVAVHASLYERAEAADGLGFNTAILVSPDGELLGRTRKLHIPISDGYYEDTYFRPGPADDAYPIYRPAALDGAAIGMPTCWDEWFPEVSRMYSLGGAEILVYPTAIGSEPSFPAFDTQPLWQHVIVGNGITAGTFMVVPNRFGDEGGVHFYGSSFISDPYGRVLVQAPRDEAAVLVADLDLDQRRDWLGLFPFLTTRRPDTYARLTAPVDADHPYGAS, encoded by the coding sequence ATGGCCCGATCCTTCGTCGTCGAGACGGCCTTCACCCCGCCCCCCTCGTTCGCCCGCGCCGAGCCGCCGCAGCGCGCCCCGCTGCGGGTCGGCCTGGTCCAGCACCGCTGGCTCGCCGACGCCGACGAACTGCGCGCCACCCTCGCCGAGGGCATCCGCCGCGCCGCCGACCTGGGCGCGAAAGCCGTGTTCCTGCCGGAACTCACGCTGTCGCGCTATCCCGCCGACGTGCGGGCCGGGGCGAATCCCGGTGCGCGCGCGGAAGATCTGCGCACCGGCCCCACCTTCACCTTCGCCACGCAGGCCGCCAAGGAGACCGGGGTCGCGGTGCACGCCTCGCTGTACGAGCGCGCCGAGGCCGCCGACGGGCTGGGCTTCAACACCGCCATCCTCGTCTCGCCGGACGGCGAATTGCTCGGCCGCACACGGAAACTGCACATCCCGATCAGCGACGGCTACTACGAGGACACCTACTTCCGGCCCGGCCCGGCCGACGACGCCTACCCGATCTACCGGCCCGCCGCCCTGGACGGCGCCGCGATCGGCATGCCCACCTGCTGGGACGAGTGGTTCCCGGAGGTCTCCCGGATGTATTCGCTGGGCGGCGCGGAAATCCTGGTGTACCCCACCGCGATCGGCTCGGAGCCGTCCTTCCCCGCCTTCGACACCCAACCGCTGTGGCAGCACGTCATCGTCGGAAACGGCATTACCGCGGGCACTTTCATGGTGGTGCCGAACCGGTTCGGCGATGAGGGCGGCGTGCACTTCTACGGATCGTCGTTCATCAGCGATCCCTACGGCCGCGTGCTGGTCCAGGCCCCACGCGACGAGGCCGCGGTGCTGGTCGCCGATCTGGACCTGGACCAGCGCCGAGACTGGTTGGGGCTGTTCCCGTTCCTGACCACCCGTCGCCCCGACACCTACGCCCGGCTCACCGCGCCGGTCGACGCCGACCACCCCTACGGTGCGTCGTGA
- a CDS encoding purine-cytosine permease family protein, with protein sequence MTEYVDPNADRVGQIEQAGVEFLPEQARDSRPRNLAAVFIGGNLTWTVVVFGWLAISFGLDFADAASAIVVGALAGAVLVAPLAVVGPRTGTNMTVASGAWFGIRGRFIGSALALAFALAYGAVTVWTSGDALVAAAHRLLETPENDGVRALAYALVAAAMVTVALFGHGTIVAVQQVVVPVVGVLMLVGLVAFAGRFAPSATFGPYRLGGHWQTWMLSAVLAAGGPLSYAPVVGDYSRRISARRHRGRTIVAAFGIALFVGQLPALLGAYIATGFTTRTGSFLHDVVAAAPAWYLLPILVISLAGGLGQGVMNIYASGLDLEGLLPRLRRVQTTTISATVSIVLLYVGVFVVNAADAVTAMTVVLNAVAAPWIVVLVGGVLRQRGDGFDTVDLQAFAQGRRGGRYWFTRGWNVPATAAWAAGSIFGILTVDTTLYTGPLAGIAGGIDVSTLGSALVTAVIYPIALRLSGAPRRAAARHEETAALTAPTE encoded by the coding sequence GTGACGGAGTACGTGGACCCGAACGCCGATCGGGTCGGGCAGATCGAGCAGGCCGGTGTGGAATTCCTTCCCGAGCAGGCGCGCGATTCCCGGCCCCGTAATCTGGCGGCGGTCTTCATCGGCGGCAATCTGACCTGGACCGTGGTCGTATTCGGCTGGCTGGCAATCTCGTTCGGACTCGATTTCGCCGATGCCGCCTCGGCGATCGTGGTGGGGGCGCTGGCCGGGGCGGTGCTGGTGGCGCCGCTGGCGGTCGTCGGGCCGCGGACCGGGACCAATATGACCGTGGCCAGCGGGGCCTGGTTCGGCATCCGCGGCCGGTTCATCGGCTCCGCACTGGCTTTGGCCTTCGCCCTCGCCTACGGCGCGGTCACGGTGTGGACCAGCGGCGACGCCCTGGTCGCCGCCGCGCACCGGCTGCTCGAGACACCGGAGAACGACGGGGTGCGCGCGCTCGCCTACGCGCTGGTGGCCGCGGCGATGGTGACCGTCGCCCTGTTCGGGCACGGGACCATCGTGGCGGTGCAGCAGGTCGTGGTTCCCGTGGTCGGCGTGCTCATGCTGGTGGGCCTGGTCGCCTTCGCCGGAAGGTTCGCTCCGAGCGCCACTTTCGGCCCCTACCGGCTGGGCGGGCACTGGCAGACCTGGATGCTGTCGGCGGTGCTGGCCGCCGGCGGCCCGCTGTCGTACGCGCCGGTCGTCGGCGACTACTCCCGGCGCATCTCGGCGCGCCGCCACCGCGGCCGCACCATCGTCGCGGCTTTCGGCATCGCCCTGTTCGTCGGCCAGCTGCCCGCGCTGCTCGGCGCGTACATCGCGACCGGATTCACCACGCGCACCGGATCTTTCCTGCACGACGTGGTCGCCGCCGCCCCCGCCTGGTACCTGCTGCCGATCCTGGTCATCTCGCTGGCGGGCGGGCTCGGGCAGGGCGTGATGAACATCTACGCCAGCGGCCTCGATCTGGAGGGCCTGCTCCCCCGCCTGCGCCGGGTGCAGACCACGACGATCAGCGCCACCGTCTCGATCGTGCTGCTGTATGTCGGCGTGTTCGTGGTGAACGCCGCCGACGCCGTGACCGCGATGACCGTGGTGCTCAATGCCGTTGCCGCACCGTGGATCGTGGTGCTGGTCGGCGGGGTGCTGCGGCAGCGCGGCGACGGCTTCGACACCGTGGATCTGCAAGCGTTCGCACAGGGCCGCCGGGGCGGACGCTACTGGTTCACCCGCGGCTGGAACGTGCCCGCGACCGCGGCCTGGGCGGCCGGATCGATCTTCGGCATCCTCACCGTCGACACCACGCTCTACACCGGCCCGCTCGCGGGCATCGCGGGGGGGATCGATGTGAGCACCCTCGGCTCGGCCCTGGTCACCGCCGTGATCTACCCGATCGCGCTGCGGCTGTCGGGCGCGCCCCGGCGGGCGGCGGCTCGCCACGAGGAAACCGCTGCGCTCACGGCGCCGACGGAGTAA
- a CDS encoding putative bifunctional diguanylate cyclase/phosphodiesterase gives MAWDGSDLDGPHAELAERWAAALGGGARDHVVPLSASETRELLTRLAADLVTATHTGDPARAAELGAELARAHFVGDEVLGRSIAVLERYFADTGAPCPAAVLGAFASGYVRAFRAWLLAEQESVRAADIAARRVVEQQLRGSEARLRAVFSQAGIGTGLSDMSGRIIEVNTAFATMLGYRPEEMTRFTVTDLAHPDDPPGMWELYAGVLRGEHDSVQLEKAYRHRDGHTVWTNINVSLIRDEQGLPQYTLVLVEDISERRALRERLTYRALHDPLTGLANRSRFFDALTTAFADPTARVGLCYVDLDHFKTVNDTLGHAVGDVLLTQAAARLTACACGPDQLVARMGGDEFIILVPRARNSGELAELARTVVDAFSVPFDILGHRLTVTASVGVMIERTAHTTTDELLQAADTTMYWAKTDGRARYSIFDPDRRRREHTRAELTAAMPAALARGEFYLDYQPIVALADQRPLAVEALVRWRHPALGVLSPARFVDLAEDSGHIAALGTVVLEQACRDGRRWHDEFGAHTPVVSVNVSAAEVADPAWLHRVQRIITDTGFDPARLQLELTERTFMHATGRPLQALRTLAEAGVRIAIDDFGTGYSNLAYLGRLPLHVVKLAGPFIHRIRSAGTADRSDLLILETIIGLTHGLGLTVTAECVETGHQADRLLDLGCDTAQGWLFHRPMPADRITALLTAACVHPAE, from the coding sequence ATGGCGTGGGATGGGTCCGATCTCGACGGCCCGCACGCGGAACTGGCCGAGCGGTGGGCGGCCGCGCTCGGCGGCGGCGCTCGCGATCACGTCGTGCCGTTGAGCGCGAGCGAGACACGGGAGTTGCTGACCCGTCTCGCCGCCGACCTCGTCACCGCCACCCACACCGGCGACCCCGCCCGCGCCGCCGAACTCGGCGCCGAACTGGCCCGCGCGCACTTCGTCGGCGACGAGGTCCTCGGCCGCAGCATCGCCGTCCTGGAGCGCTATTTCGCCGACACCGGCGCGCCCTGCCCCGCCGCCGTGCTCGGCGCGTTCGCCTCCGGCTACGTGCGCGCCTTCCGCGCCTGGCTGCTCGCCGAACAGGAGAGCGTGCGCGCCGCCGACATCGCCGCCCGCCGCGTGGTCGAGCAGCAGCTGCGCGGCAGCGAGGCCCGGTTGCGAGCGGTGTTCTCCCAGGCCGGAATCGGCACCGGCCTGTCGGATATGAGCGGCCGGATCATCGAGGTCAACACCGCGTTCGCGACCATGCTCGGCTACCGCCCCGAGGAGATGACCCGGTTCACCGTCACCGACCTGGCCCACCCCGACGACCCGCCCGGCATGTGGGAGCTCTACGCGGGCGTGCTGCGCGGCGAGCACGACAGCGTGCAGTTGGAGAAGGCGTACCGCCACCGCGACGGCCACACCGTGTGGACCAATATCAACGTCTCGCTGATCCGCGACGAACAGGGCCTGCCGCAGTACACGCTGGTCCTGGTGGAGGACATCTCCGAGCGCCGCGCCCTGCGCGAGCGGCTGACCTACCGCGCCCTCCACGACCCGCTCACCGGCCTGGCCAACCGATCCCGCTTCTTCGACGCCCTCACCACCGCCTTCGCCGATCCGACCGCCCGGGTCGGCCTGTGCTACGTGGATCTGGACCATTTCAAGACCGTCAACGACACCCTCGGTCACGCCGTCGGCGACGTGCTGCTCACCCAGGCCGCCGCGCGCCTGACCGCCTGCGCGTGCGGCCCCGATCAGCTGGTGGCGCGGATGGGCGGCGACGAATTCATCATCCTGGTGCCGCGCGCCCGCAACTCCGGCGAACTGGCCGAGCTGGCCCGCACGGTGGTCGACGCCTTCAGCGTGCCCTTCGACATCCTCGGCCACCGCCTGACCGTCACCGCCAGCGTCGGCGTGATGATCGAACGCACCGCCCACACCACCACCGACGAGCTGCTGCAGGCCGCCGACACCACCATGTACTGGGCGAAAACCGATGGGCGCGCCCGCTATTCGATCTTCGACCCGGATCGCCGCCGCCGCGAGCACACCCGCGCCGAGCTGACCGCGGCCATGCCGGCGGCGCTCGCACGCGGCGAGTTCTACCTCGACTACCAGCCCATCGTCGCGCTCGCCGACCAGCGCCCGCTGGCCGTGGAGGCGCTGGTGCGCTGGCGGCATCCGGCGCTCGGCGTGCTCAGCCCGGCACGATTCGTCGACCTCGCCGAGGACAGCGGGCACATCGCCGCGCTCGGCACGGTGGTGCTCGAGCAGGCGTGCCGCGACGGCCGCCGCTGGCACGACGAGTTCGGCGCGCACACCCCGGTGGTCAGCGTGAACGTCTCCGCCGCCGAGGTCGCCGACCCGGCCTGGCTGCACCGGGTGCAGCGGATCATCACCGACACCGGATTCGACCCTGCCAGACTGCAATTGGAGCTGACCGAGCGCACCTTCATGCACGCCACCGGGCGGCCGCTGCAGGCGCTGCGCACCCTCGCCGAGGCCGGAGTCCGCATCGCCATCGACGATTTCGGCACCGGCTACTCCAACCTCGCCTATCTGGGCCGACTTCCGTTGCACGTGGTCAAGCTGGCCGGGCCGTTCATCCACCGCATCCGCAGCGCGGGCACCGCCGACCGCAGCGATCTGCTCATCCTGGAAACCATCATCGGCCTCACCCACGGCCTGGGGCTTACCGTCACCGCCGAGTGCGTGGAGACCGGCCATCAGGCCGACCGGCTGCTCGACCTCGGCTGCGACACCGCGCAAGGCTGGCTGTTCCACCGTCCGATGCCCGCCGACCGGATCACGGCGCTGCTCACCGCGGCCTGCGTGCATCCCGCCGAATAG
- a CDS encoding agmatine deiminase family protein, producing the protein MSWVMPAETAPQERIWMAFPPLGATAFADADSAHRARTAWAAVAHAVLDFEPITMVVDPADREVVRQYVSREVDVIEAPLDDAWMRDIGPTFVHDEDGRLGAVDWVFNGWGGQEWASWDRDRHIGRFVGERAGAEIVASPLVNEGGGIQVDGQGTVLVTRTVQLDPGRNPGLDRAAVEAELARTIGARHVIWLPRGLTRDSERFGTRGHVDIVAAIPAPGRLLMHAQQDPSHPDAHVSAEILAVLRDSHDAHGKPWEIVEVPAPRVLRDAEGWVDYSYINHLVVNGGVICCGFDDSNDAVARGILADAYPGRRVVTVDAREIFARGGGIHCITQQQPVARA; encoded by the coding sequence GTGAGCTGGGTGATGCCCGCGGAAACCGCTCCGCAGGAACGGATCTGGATGGCGTTCCCGCCGCTGGGCGCGACCGCGTTCGCCGACGCCGACTCGGCGCACCGGGCGCGCACCGCGTGGGCGGCGGTCGCCCACGCCGTGCTCGATTTCGAGCCGATCACCATGGTCGTCGACCCGGCCGATCGAGAGGTGGTGCGGCAGTATGTCTCTCGTGAGGTCGACGTGATCGAGGCGCCGCTGGACGATGCCTGGATGCGCGATATCGGGCCCACCTTCGTCCACGACGAGGACGGCCGATTGGGCGCGGTGGACTGGGTGTTCAACGGCTGGGGCGGCCAGGAGTGGGCGAGCTGGGACCGCGACCGGCACATCGGCCGGTTCGTCGGCGAGCGCGCCGGGGCCGAGATCGTCGCCTCGCCCCTGGTGAACGAGGGCGGCGGCATCCAGGTCGACGGGCAGGGTACCGTGCTGGTCACCCGCACCGTGCAGCTCGACCCGGGCCGCAATCCCGGGCTGGACCGGGCGGCCGTCGAGGCCGAGCTGGCTCGCACGATCGGCGCCCGGCACGTGATCTGGTTGCCGCGCGGGCTCACCCGCGACAGCGAACGCTTCGGCACCCGCGGGCACGTCGACATCGTGGCCGCGATTCCCGCGCCCGGGCGGCTGCTCATGCACGCCCAGCAGGACCCGTCGCATCCCGACGCGCACGTGAGCGCCGAGATCCTCGCGGTGCTGCGCGACAGCCACGACGCGCACGGCAAGCCGTGGGAGATCGTCGAGGTGCCCGCCCCGCGCGTGCTGCGCGACGCGGAGGGCTGGGTCGACTACAGCTACATCAACCATCTCGTCGTCAACGGCGGCGTAATCTGCTGCGGCTTCGACGATTCGAACGATGCCGTCGCCCGCGGCATCCTCGCCGACGCCTACCCGGGTCGACGGGTGGTCACCGTGGACGCGCGGGAGATCTTCGCCCGCGGCGGCGGCATCCACTGCATCACCCAGCAGCAGCCGGTGGCGCGGGCATGA
- a CDS encoding alpha/beta hydrolase → MRLSRRRPGFGRNRTSFGRAVLALVLAVLMPVGAAAVGGGATASAAFDPDGFDFWVDSSMGPIKSRVFRAADGNTDRVVYALDGMRARQDLNGWEIETEVAREMTKWNINVVMPVGGQSSFYADWNAPSSFVGIAPGSGSSSGSSSGSSSGSGGMQVFSGGPGKSYAYRWETFLTQDLRTALRDRLGFNPNRNGVFGLSMGGSAALTLSAYHPDQFSFAGSFSGYLNISAPGMREAIRVAMIDAGGYNVDSMAPPWGPQWLRMDPFVFAPRLIANNTRLWISAASGRPTATDGPNINTVYGMGLEALALVNTRAFQVRMMSLGARNATYDFPAFGVHAWNNWQDEAYRMLPDLSANIG, encoded by the coding sequence ATGCGATTATCGCGCCGTCGGCCGGGGTTCGGCCGGAACAGGACGTCGTTCGGGCGGGCCGTGCTCGCGCTGGTATTGGCCGTGCTGATGCCGGTCGGCGCGGCGGCGGTCGGCGGCGGGGCGACGGCGTCGGCGGCGTTCGACCCGGACGGTTTCGACTTCTGGGTGGATTCGAGCATGGGCCCGATCAAGTCGCGGGTGTTCCGCGCCGCGGACGGCAATACCGATCGGGTGGTGTACGCGCTCGACGGCATGCGCGCCCGCCAGGATCTCAACGGCTGGGAGATCGAGACCGAGGTCGCCCGCGAGATGACCAAGTGGAACATCAACGTGGTCATGCCGGTCGGCGGTCAGTCCAGCTTCTACGCGGACTGGAACGCGCCGTCGAGCTTCGTCGGCATCGCGCCCGGTTCGGGGTCGTCGTCCGGGTCGTCGTCGGGCTCGTCCTCGGGTTCCGGTGGGATGCAGGTGTTCTCGGGCGGGCCGGGCAAGTCCTACGCCTACAGGTGGGAGACCTTCCTGACCCAGGATCTGCGCACTGCGCTGCGGGATCGGCTGGGCTTCAACCCGAATCGCAACGGCGTGTTCGGCCTGTCGATGGGTGGCAGTGCGGCGCTGACGCTGTCGGCCTATCATCCGGATCAGTTCAGCTTCGCCGGTTCGTTCTCCGGCTACCTCAATATCTCCGCGCCCGGCATGCGCGAGGCCATCCGGGTGGCCATGATCGATGCCGGTGGCTACAACGTGGATTCGATGGCGCCGCCGTGGGGTCCGCAGTGGCTGCGGATGGACCCGTTCGTGTTCGCGCCGCGGCTGATCGCCAACAACACCCGGCTGTGGATCTCGGCCGCCAGCGGACGCCCCACCGCCACCGACGGACCGAATATCAACACCGTCTACGGCATGGGTCTCGAGGCGCTGGCGCTGGTGAACACCCGCGCCTTCCAGGTCCGGATGATGTCGCTGGGCGCGCGGAACGCCACCTACGACTTCCCGGCCTTCGGCGTGCACGCCTGGAACAACTGGCAGGACGAGGCATACCGCATGCTGCCGGACCTGTCGGCCAACATCGGCTGA